A window from Coturnix japonica isolate 7356 unplaced genomic scaffold, Coturnix japonica 2.1 chrUnrandom681, whole genome shotgun sequence encodes these proteins:
- the LOC107307575 gene encoding receptor expression-enhancing protein 1-like yields the protein MVSWILSRVVVKWMMYWIIFALFTTAETFTDIFLPWLPFYYELKMAFVLWLLCPYTRGAGLLYRRFVHPTLARNEKEIDSCIVQAKERSCEAVLRFGRRGLNMAAMAAVQAAAKVRPPPIP from the exons ATGGTGTCGTGGATCCTCAGCCGGGTGGTG gtcAAATGGATGATGTACTGGATAATATTTGCGCTCTTCACGACAGCAGAGACATTCACGGATATCTTCCTACCCTG GCTGCCCTTTTACTATGAGCTGAAAATGGCCtttgtgctgtggctgctgtgtcCCTACACCCGCGGGGCCGGGCTGTTGTACCGCAGGTTTGTGCATCCAACGCTGGCCCGGAATGAGAAG GAGATCGATTCCTGCATTGTCCAAGCCAAGGAGCGGAGCTGTGAGGCCGTGCTGCGCTTCGGCAGGAGGGGGCTCAACATGGCGGCcatggctgcagtgcaggcGGCCGCCAaggtgagacccccccccatcccataa
- the LOC107307574 gene encoding leucine-rich repeat LGI family member 3-like — protein MGPPPPILTCSDLRGNALVCDCKLKWLVEWLERTNTSVPTVQCSGPAAFEGQELRELPIGDFQCVTTDFAVHQVLPFQAVSAEPFTYRSDLYVALAQPGAGSCAVLKWDYVERRLRDFHRIPAPSAVHCKPLVTGSELFLVVAQLFGGSSIQRWDAASDRFVKLQDLDPQRTRKPNDVETFRIDGQWFFVIADSSKAGSTSLYQLDTNGFYWQQALHAWHRDTDVEFVELDGKSRLIVSSSSQPPVLYQWQRAQRRFSRQGDVGRTSDVQQVKHFKADKENFLCLGRYIGDSLVLRWEGQRFVELQALPSRGSMVLQPFAVGQRVYMALGSDFSFSHVYLWDGERKRFVKFQELAVQAPRAFQYVPAADVQLLLAPSFKANSVVYRHVVVDLSL, from the exons atgggcccccccccccccatattgaCCTGCAGTGACCTGCGGGGCAATGCGTTGGTGTGTGACTGTAAGCTGAAGTGGTTGGTGGAGTGGCTGGAGCGGACCAACACGTCGGTGCCCACCGTGCAATGCAGCGGCCCCGCAGCGTTCGAGGGGCAGGAGCTGCGGGAACTGCCCATAGGGGActtccagtgcgtcaccacgG ACTTTGCAGTGCACCAGGTTCTCCCGTTCCAGGCGGTCTCAGCGGAGCCGTTCACGTACCGCAGTGACCTGTATGTGGCGCTGGCTCAGCCCGGTGCCGGCAGCTGCGCGGTGCTCAAATGGGATTACGTGGAGCGACGCCTGCGGGACTTCCACCGCATCCCCG ccccctctgCAGTTCACTGCAAGCCCCTTGTGACGGGCTCTGAGCTGTTCCTGGTGGTGGCTCAGCTCTTTGGCGGTTCCTCCATCCAACGCTGGGACGCGGCGTCCGATCGCTTCGTCAAACTTCAAGACCTGGACCCTCAACGCACCCGCAAACCCAACGACGTGGAAACCTTCCGCATCGACGGCCAGTGGTTCTTCGTCATCGCCGACAGCTCCAAGGCCGGTTCCACCAGCCTCTATCAGCTCGATACCAATGGTTTCTATTGGCAGCAGGCTCTACACGCCTGGCACCGCGACACGGACGTGGAGTTCGTGGAGCTGGACGGCAAATCGCGGCTCATCGtgtccagcagctcccagccccccGTGTTATATCAATGGCAACGGGCCCAGCGGCGCTTCAGCCGGCAGGGAGACGTGGGTCGGACGTCGGACGTGCAGCAGGTGAAGCATTTTAAGGCGGATAAGGAGAATTTCTTGTGTCTCGGCCGCTACATCGGGGACTCCTTAGTGCTGCGCTGGGAAGGGCAGCGCTTCGTGGAGCTGCAGGCGCTGCCGTCCAGGGGCTCCATGGTGCTGCAGCCTTTTGCAGTGGGGCAGCGGGTTTATATGGCGCTGGGCAGCGATTTCTCCTTCAGCCACGTTTATTTATGGGACGGGGAGAGGAAAAGGTTCGTCAAGTTCCAGGAGCTGGCGGTGCAGGCGCCCAGGGCTTTTCAATACGTCCCTGCGGCCgatgtgcagctgctgctggcgcCCAGCTTCAAAGCCAACAGCGTCGTGTACCGACACGTCGTGGTGGACCTCAGCCTCTAG